The Magnetospirillum sp. XM-1 genomic interval GGCCCGCAAGCCGCCGATCATCTGGTGGATGACGGTGCTGACCGGGCCCTTGTAGGGGACGCGGCCCTCGACGCCTTCGGGCACCAGCTTCAGCTTGTCGCCCACCTCGGCCTGGAAGTAGCGGTCGGCCGAGCCGCGGGCCATGGCGCCGATGGAGCCCATGCCGCGATAGGACTTGTACGAGCGGCCCTGGAACAGGAACACCTCGCCGGGGCTTTCCTCGGTGCCGGCGAACAAGGAGCCGATCATCACGCAATCGGCGCCCGCCGCGATGGCCTTGGCGATGTCGCCGGAATACTTGATGCCGCCGTCGGCGATCACCGAGACGCCGTGCTTGTGGGCCACCTCGGCCACTTCCATGATGGCGGACAGCTGGGGCACGCCCACGCCCGCCACCATGCGGGTGGTGCAGATGGTGCCCGGGCCGATGCCCACCTTGACCGCGTCGGCGCCGGCCTTGATCAGGGCGAGCGCCGCTTCCGGGGTGGCGATGTTGCCGCCCACCAGCTGGATATGGGGCGAGGCCTTCCTGATTTCGGCGATGGTGTCGATGACGCCACGGGAATGGCCGTGGGCGGTGTCGACCACGATGACGTCCACCTCGGCCTCGATCAGCTTCATGGCGCGCGAGAAGCCGTCGGCGCCCACGCCGGTGGCGGCGGCGACGCGCAGGCGGCCCTTCTCGTCCTTGGCGGCGGTGGGATGGGCCTGGGCCTTTTCCATGTCCTTGACGGTGACCAGCCCGATGCAGCGGTAGTCG includes:
- the guaB gene encoding IMP dehydrogenase encodes the protein MIIKEALTFDDVLLVPAESSVLPAQADTRTRLTKSIELGIPLLSAAMDTVTESRLAIALAQDGGIGVIHKNLDVDAQAAEVRKVKKFESGMVVNPLTIHPDQTLADALRLMTDYKISGIPVVERGSGKLVGILTNRDVRFANDANQPVYELMTKDKLVTVREGVDKEEAKRLLHQHRIEKLLVVDGDYRCIGLVTVKDMEKAQAHPTAAKDEKGRLRVAAATGVGADGFSRAMKLIEAEVDVIVVDTAHGHSRGVIDTIAEIRKASPHIQLVGGNIATPEAALALIKAGADAVKVGIGPGTICTTRMVAGVGVPQLSAIMEVAEVAHKHGVSVIADGGIKYSGDIAKAIAAGADCVMIGSLFAGTEESPGEVFLFQGRSYKSYRGMGSIGAMARGSADRYFQAEVGDKLKLVPEGVEGRVPYKGPVSTVIHQMIGGLRAGMGYTGNATIKDMQTRCTFRRITSAGLRESHVHDVSITKEAPNYKSD